A single genomic interval of Corvus hawaiiensis isolate bCorHaw1 chromosome 5, bCorHaw1.pri.cur, whole genome shotgun sequence harbors:
- the HOPX gene encoding homeodomain-only protein — translation MAMEKPVIPTEEQLEILEYHFCKVNKHPDPTTLCLIAAETGLSEEQTLKWFKQRLAEWRKSEGLPSESGSVRD, via the exons ATGGCCATGGAAAAGCCAGTGATTCccactgaggagcagctggagatcCTGGAGTACCACTTCTGCAAGGTGAACAAGCATCCTGACCCCACCACGCTGTGCCTCATCGCGGCGGAGACCGGGCTCTCTGAGGAGCAGACTCTG AAATGGTTCAAGCAGCGCCTGGCAGAGTGGAGGAAGTCTGAAGGGCTGCCCTCAGAAAGCGGGTCTGTCAGGGACTAG